From the Panulirus ornatus isolate Po-2019 chromosome 46, ASM3632096v1, whole genome shotgun sequence genome, one window contains:
- the LOC139763234 gene encoding protein winged eye-like, translating to MEMYKGGASSPYRESEEYDSAAGKGEKGEEVAHYSDSPSSYAPRKGKRKHRVCDGPDDEALPESYSKSTTEDDSESNSGDSDPEYTPEKEGATGPVQPRKKSPTKSKIAPFLPENKLWQWYGKSFTRTKGRSRREFFKSIVRGEEMIEVGDCAVFFSTGQTAPYVGRIEHMWEVGGKMVVKVTWFYHPHETRGLDCMLIEPKGGLFKSPHTDENDVQTISHKCDVVPYSEYRFKLKELEEKYNDGENHELFYLAGSYNPTTGHIIMEPGVS from the exons ATGGAGATGTACAAGGGAGGTGCGAGTTCTCCATATAGAGAAAGTGAGGAATATGATAGTGCTGCTGGCAAGGGcgaaaagggggaggaggtggcccACTACTCGGATTCACCTTCAAGTTACGCGCCGCGCAAAGGGAAACGCAAGCACAGGGTATGTGACGGGCCTGATGATGAAGCTCTGCCTGAAAGTTATTCCAAAAGCACCACCGAGGATGATTCTGAGAGTAATTCTGGGGATAGCGATCCAGAATATACACCCGAAAAGGAAGGG GCCACGGGTCCAGTACAGCCTAGGAAGAAAAGTCCAACAAAATCGAAGATAGCACCATTCTTACCAGAGAATAAGTTATGGCAGTGGTATGGTAAGAGTTTTACAAGAACTAAAGGCAGAAGCAGGAGGGAATTCTTTAAATCTATTGTGAGAGGAGAAGAAATGATAGAG GTTGGAGATTGTgcagtttttttttctactggGCAGACTGCTCCATATGTGGGCAGAATTGAACACATGTGGGAAGTAGGAGGAAAAATGGTGGTTAAAGTTACATGGTTTTATCATCCACACGAGACAAGGGGATTAGATTGCATGTTAATCGAACCAAAG GGGGGATTGTTCAAGTCTCCTCACACAGATGAGAATgatgtacagaccatcagccaCAAGTGTGATGTCGTCCCATATTCTGAATATCGTTTCAAGCTTAAGGAATTAGAGGAAAAATATAATGATGGTGAAAATCATGAACTTTTTTACCTGGCGGGTTCTTATAATCCTACTACTGGACACATAATCATGGAACCTGGTGTGTCATAA